Below is a window of Patescibacteria group bacterium DNA.
CGGTTCATCATGGCATAGATGTTAAAAAATTTAGTTTTAGTAATCAGAGAGGTGAATACTTAGCTTTTGCTGGTCGGATTGTACCCCAAAAAGGAATCCATATTGCCATGGATGTTGCTAAAAAAACAGGCAGAAAAATAAAAATTGCTGGCTCCATTCCTCCAGAATCTACATATTATTGGGAACAGGAAATTAAGCCCCGCCTTTCAGCTAACGCTACTTACGAAGGCATGCTTTCCCCAAAACAAATGATTTCATTTTATCAAAAAGCCGAAGCATTAATGATGCCGATTATGTTGGATGAATCTTTTGGCTTGGTGATGGTTGAGGCCATGGCCTGCGGCACCCCGGTTATTGGTTTTAAAAGAAGTACTGTTCCCGAATTAGTTAAACACAAAAAAACCGGTTATGTGGTAAGAGATGAAAAAGAGATGATTGCAGCAGTTAAAAATCTTGATAAAATAAAAAGAGATGATTGTAGAAAGTGGGTGGAAAAAAACTTTTCCCTTGAATCGATGGTAGAAAATTATGAAAAAGTTTATTATAAAATAATTGCAAAAATAAAAGGAAATAAATTATGAAAAAATTAAAAATTGCTTTATTTTGTTACACTCATGATACCGTACCGCCCAAGACTAATATTATCAGTGCACCTCTTTGGCTTGTTTATTATCTTGCTAATAGTTTAACAAATAAAGGGCACAAGGTAACACTTTTTGCCATTCCGGGCTCAGAGACAAAGGCCAAACTAGTAGCTAAAGCAATGACTAACTGGCCTAAAAATAAATATGTTAGAGAGTTAAAACAAAGAGGGATGTTTGGTGAATATGCTCGTCGCTTTGTTATGAACGACCAAGCTTGTTTATTAGACATTTTTCTTAATAAAAATAAATTTGATATCTTACACGCCAATACCGAATTAGCCCTCCCTCTGGCTGCTCTTTCTCCTGAACTTCCAATTTTGGTCACTTATCATAGTCCTTTTGACCCTCATTATAATGAACTTTTCCACTATTATAAAAAGAATTTTTCTAATATATTTATAAATTCTTTAAGTAAAGCCCATGCTAACCAAGCCCCGGACATATCTTTTGACTTTATCGTCCACAACGGCATTGATATCAATCAATTCACTTTCAATAAAAATCCAAAAAACTTTTTATTATTCTGCGGTCGCATTAATTTCAACAAAGGCGCAGATATAGCCATCCAAGTGGCCAAAAAAGCCCAAAAACCTTTAAAAATCATTGGTCAAAAATTCTATTCAAGCCCCAAAACCGTAAAATTCTGGGATACAAAAATCGCGCCGCATTTAAACAAAAAAATTCAATATCTTGGTTTTACTCCTTACCAAAAAGTAAAAAAACATTATCAAAACGCCAAAGCCCTGCTTTTCTTAAATCGCTGGAAAGAGGCCTTTGGCCTGGTAATGATTGAAGCCATGGCTTGCGGCACCCCGGTAATTGCTATTCCCCGCGGCGCCGTGCCCGAAGTCGTCAAAGATGGTGTCACTGGCTTTCTGGTCAAAAACCAAAGAGAAGCCGTCAAAGCCGTTAAAAAAATTTACTCAATGCCCAAAGAGGAGTATCTTGCAATGCGCCACGCCTGCCGCCAGCATGTTGAGGAAAATTTTACGATTGAAAAAATGGTGGATAATTACGAAAAAGCGTATTATAAAATAGTTAAAGATTTTAAATCACCGATAAAACGCTAACTCATTCCCAAACTAAATTTTTATGACCATTGTAGTTTTAGGAGGCGGAATAAATATCAAAAACCAACTGCCCCAACAAGTCAAAAAGCGGCTAAATAAAGCAACAGAAATTTTTAAAAAACACAAGAAAGCCAATATTCTTGTTTGCGGCAAACACAGCTTTTTATATCCTAAAGATAAGGCCCCATTAAAAATTGAAGCCGAGGCAATGAGGGATTATCTTTTAACTCTTGGCCTCCCGCCTAAACGCATATACTTGGAAATTAAATCCCAAGACACGATTGGCAATGCCTACTATGCCAAGAAACTTTATTTTATCCCCAGAAAAGAAAAAAGCGCTCTAGTTATTACTTCACAATTTCACTTAGAGCGGACAAAATTCATCTTCAAAAAAATATTCGGAACCCGCTACCAACTTAAATTTGTCTCAATCCGCCCCTCCACTAAAAATAAAGACGCGGAGAAAGTGGCAGAAAGGCAGAAAGAACTTCTCGCGAAAACAAAGGAGCTTTTATCAGGAATGAAATCCGGAAATCATAATTTTTTAAAAGGGAAATTATATAAATTAAAATATTATCAAGATAAAAGGCCTGGCTGGGTGATAAAATTTGCAACCCAGGGGAAATAGCCATATCTAAACTAAAATTCTCTATTCATAGAATGCCAATAACAATAAAAATCAACTATTTAACCATTCAATCCATATAATTATGCCAGAAAAAATTTCAGTCCTCCCTCCCCGCGAGGAAGAAGGCGAAAAAGAAACTCCGCAAGAATCAAAAGAACTTCAGCCAGAAGATAGGGA
It encodes the following:
- a CDS encoding glycosyltransferase family 4 protein — protein: MKKLKIALFCYTHDTVPPKTNIISAPLWLVYYLANSLTNKGHKVTLFAIPGSETKAKLVAKAMTNWPKNKYVRELKQRGMFGEYARRFVMNDQACLLDIFLNKNKFDILHANTELALPLAALSPELPILVTYHSPFDPHYNELFHYYKKNFSNIFINSLSKAHANQAPDISFDFIVHNGIDINQFTFNKNPKNFLLFCGRINFNKGADIAIQVAKKAQKPLKIIGQKFYSSPKTVKFWDTKIAPHLNKKIQYLGFTPYQKVKKHYQNAKALLFLNRWKEAFGLVMIEAMACGTPVIAIPRGAVPEVVKDGVTGFLVKNQREAVKAVKKIYSMPKEEYLAMRHACRQHVEENFTIEKMVDNYEKAYYKIVKDFKSPIKR
- a CDS encoding YdcF family protein; its protein translation is MTIVVLGGGINIKNQLPQQVKKRLNKATEIFKKHKKANILVCGKHSFLYPKDKAPLKIEAEAMRDYLLTLGLPPKRIYLEIKSQDTIGNAYYAKKLYFIPRKEKSALVITSQFHLERTKFIFKKIFGTRYQLKFVSIRPSTKNKDAEKVAERQKELLAKTKELLSGMKSGNHNFLKGKLYKLKYYQDKRPGWVIKFATQGK